The region TCTCTTTTAATTTCTGTTAGTGCTTTTGCCCCTTTATTTATTGCATCTATAATTAAATTTTCAACAAAAATTGCACTCTTTTCATCAATTAAAGGCGTTATAACAACATTTTCAAAAGGATTTCCAACTTTTAAATTTAATACCTTATCTTTAATTTTTTCTAATAACTTATCAGCAATACTTTCCATTACTAAAACTCTTTTAATTGCAGTACATCTTTGTCCTGAATATGAAAACGCTCCTGAAACAATATCATTTGCTGCCTTATCTAAATTAGCGTCTTCAAGTACTATAGCAGCATCTTTTCCACCAAGTTCTAATAATATTGGTTTCATTTTTGCCTGAACTCCTATTTTTTCACCAATAGCTGTACTTCCAGTAAAGTTTATAAAATCTATTTCTTTATGAGTATTTAAATAATCTCCAATTTCTGAACCTTTACCTGTTACAATTTGCAATACATCTTTTGGTAATCCAGCCTCTTCAAAATATTTTACTAATTCTATACCCGATAGTACACCTTGACTTGCAGGTTTAAATACAACAACATTACCAGATATTAATGCTGGCACAATCTTAGAAGCTGCTAAATTAATAGGATAATTAAATGGAGATATAGCCAGAACTACACCTACTGGTTCTCTTCTAACTATTGCAACCTTGTTTTTAGAAGATTCATCATAATTTTTACCCTCATAAACTTCTCCAAAAATTCTCATTCCCTCTTCTGCTGAATATTTTATTAAACCTACAGTTCTTTCAACTTCAATTAAAGCATCTTTAAGAGGTTTAGAAATTTCTTTACTCATTAAAATAGCAATCTCTTCTTTATTTTTTTCTAAAACATCTGCTGCTTTATACATTATTTCTGCTCTTTTAGCTGTAGATAATTCTTTCCATTTCTTAAATGATTTACGTGCATTAATATATATTTTATCCACATCTTCTTGCGTCATTTTTTTAATACTACCTAACATGCTTCCATCTATTGGAGATAATACATTAATTTCCATTATTTATACCATCCATATTTTTTATTATTTCTTCTATTATTTTATCCTTATTTAATTCAAATAAAATATCATGTCTTGCTTTATTAACTTTTAAAAACTTAATATTATTTTTCCCATTATTTATCTTCTGCATATATTTTTTTAATTTTGTTTCAGAAACTAAAGCATCTTTAGTTCCAAACACTATAAATATATTTGCATTCTCACTAATTTTTTTAATATTTGATTTTATAAATGCAGTAAGTGATAATATATTATTATATGATCTTGCTGAAGCTTGTTTTAAATAATTTTCATCATTTAAATAAGAGTTTACAATTTCTTTATCTCTATTTAACCAAGCTGATTTACCCTCTTTAATGAATGACCTATTAAGGCTTTTTACCATACAATTATTAACAAAACTATTTTTAAAACCTAATTTCATTTCTAACTTAGTTATTATTTTACCTATAAAAATTGAAAATCTTTTTTCTATAGGCATTGAAATCAATACAGAATTTTTTAATTGCATATCTTCTTGAAGATATAGAGAGAATAATCCTCCCAATCCTTTACCTATTAAAAAAATATTTTCATTAGGTGTATTATTAAGTTTATGTTTTATAAATAATTTAATGTCATTTAAAACACCAGTAATACCTTTATCTCCAAAATCTGCAATATTTCCCTCTCTAAGTTCTCCATGTCCTCTGTATTCAAAAATATATACATCATAACCTGCTTCATTAAGTTTCATTGCAAATTCATTATATCTATCTATATATTCATATAATCCGTGTAACATTAATACTTTTTTTGTATTACCACTTTCAAATGAAGTATACGGAATTTTTAAACCATCAAAACTTTCAAAATATTCTTTATTCATTATACTCACTTATTTTCTCCTTTAAATAATTTTAATGTCAAGGCATTTAATAAAATACATATAGAGCTTACACTCATAGCAAATGCAGCAAACATAGGATTTAATGTTAAACCAAATTTAACAAATACTCCCATTGCTAAAGTAATCCCAATTATATTATATATAAAAGCCCAGAAAAGACTAAATTTTATATTTCTAATAACAGCTTTACTTAAATTAATCGCATTAATTATATCTATAAGTCTTTGTTTCATTAATACTATATCTGAAATTTCCATGGCTATATCTGTAGAACCACCTATACTTATACCAATATCTGCTTTAGCTAAAGCTGGTGCATCATTAATTCCATCGCCTACCATTATAACCTTATTATCTTTTTGTAAATTAACTAATATATCATATTTTTCATTTGGTAATAATTCTGCATGAACTTCTTCTATACCAACCAACTGTGCTACATATCTAGCAGTTTCTACATTATCTCCTGTTAGCATAATTGGTCTAATGTTTTTATCTTTTAATTTTTCAATAGTTATTTTTGCATCTTCTCTAATTTCATCAGCTATAGTTATTATAGCTACCAACTCTTTGTTAATTGAAGCTAAAATAACAGTTTTACCTTGTTTTGAAAAATTATTAATACTCTCAATATATTTAGATAAATCTACATTACCCTCTATCATCATTTTTTCATTTCCTATTAATATCTCATCATTTTTTACTTTTGCGTTAATTCCTCTTCCCTCAATCTGAATAAATTCATCAATATCTACTGAATTTACATTTAAACTTTCACAATAAGTTATTATAGATGTTGCAATATGATGTTCTGATTTTTTTTCAGCAGAATATATATATCTAATTACTTTATCATCATCTAAAAAGGAAATATAATCAATTACCTTAGGTTGCCCTTTAGTAAGTGTTCCTGTTTTATCCATTAATATTATACCTGCTTCTTTAATAATTTCAAGTAGTTCTGCTCTTTTAAATAAAATTCCTATTTGAGAACCTTTTAAATTACCTATCATTATTGATATTGGAGTTGCAATTCCTAATGCACAAGGACATGAAATTACAAGTACTGAAATAGCTCTATTAACTGCAATTGAAAAATCATTTCCAACTATTAACCAAAATCCAAAAGTTATAGCTGAAATAATAAATATTATCGGAACTAAAATTCCACTTATCTTATCTGCTAATTTTGAAATTGGTGCTTTACTTGATGTAGCTTCCTCTACAAGCTCTATAATTTTAGCAATTATAGTGTCATTACTTTCTTTATTAACTCTTACTTTTAAATATCCTTTTTCAAGAATACTTGAGGCTATTACTTCATCATTAATATTTTTTTCTATTAATTTACTTTCACCAGTTATAGATGATTCATTTACATAAGCTTTCCCCTCTAAAACTATACCATCACAACTAATTATTTCTCCTGTTTTAATTAAAACTTCATCATCTATTTCTAAATCTTCTACATCTATTATTATTTCTTTACCATCTTTAATTATAGTAGTTTTTTTAGGAGCTAAATTAATCATTTTAGTAATACTTTTTGTAGCATTTTTCTTAATTCTACCCTCTATATATTTCCCTATACTTACAAGTGTTAATATTACAACTATAGATTCAAAGTATAAGTCATGATTTTTTCCTTGAATAACGTTATATAGACTATATACAAAAGATGCAAGTGTACTTACTGCTATTAAACTTGACATATTAGAACTATTATTTTTTAATGCCATAAATCCTGAGAAATAATAGGATTTATAAATAAGCATTATACTAATAGTAATTATAATTTGTATTATCTCTGAATGATTTACCTTATTAAAGCCTAACATATGAGACATAGATACATACATTATTAATATACTTAATATTATTGAAACTATTAGTCTTATTATACTATAATCGCTATTTACAGTTTCAATATTTTCTTTATTTCTCTTATTATTTATTTTTTCTATTCCATACCCTATTTCTTCTACTTTTTCAATTATTTTTTCAACGCCAATAATTTTTTCATCATATATTACTGACATTTTAGAAGTTATAAGATTAATATTTACTTTTTCTATCCCCTCTAATTTTTCGAGATTTTTATTAATATTTAAAGCACAATTTGTACAGTGAATGCCAGTTATATTAAATTTTTCTCTTTTCATATTTCTCCTTAATTTTAAAAATATTTTTTATATTATATCACAAAAGAAAGTAATAGTATATATTAAAAAGATGTGAACCATGTCCACATCTTAAATTAAAATTATATGTTATTTTTTACTAAAGAAATTAATTCTTCTTTTGTTTTAAATCCTAAATCTGTAGCAACCTTTTCTCCATCTTTAACTACAAATAATGTAGGTATACTTCTTACTCCATATTCTCCAGCTAATTCAGGGAATTGATCTACATCTATTTTAACTATTGAGAAATCAGCTTCTTCACTTAATTCATCTAAAACTGGTCCAAGTCTTTTACATGGTCCACACCAAGTTGCAAAAAAGTCTACTAAAACAACTTTTTCTTTCTCACAAATTTCTTTTAATTGCTCTACAGCACCTAAATGTAATACTTTACTCATTATTATTCCTCCTAAATAATTATTTTGCTCCTAATGCAGTCATTGTGAAGTAGTTATATGGTTTATTAAAATGAGGTAAGAAGAAGATATCAAGTAATTTAAATTTATCTATAGTTACCTTTTCTTGAATTGCAAGTGAGAATACATGTAATCCAAGTGAAATATCTAATGTAGAAGCCATTTGTGCTCCTAAAATTCTTCTATTATTTTTATCATAAACTATTTTAACTGTTACTGCGTCATTTTCTGTTTTCATAAATTCAGGTTTTTGATTGTCTGTAAATGTAGTAGTTTCAACTTCAAATCCATATCTCTTAGCATTTTCTTCAGATAATCCTGTAGAAAGCATGTTTAACTCATAAACAGAGATTCCATTTGAACCTTGAACTCCTATTCCTTCTAATTTAGTTCCACATACATTGTGAGCTGCAACTATACCACTTCTAACAGCATTTGTTGCAAGTGCAATATAGTTAATATCATCTATAGAGTTATCATATATAGTTGCACAATCTCCTATAGCATAAACATCTTCACAAGAAGTCTTTTGAGTTCTATCAACTAAATATGCTCCATTTCTAAATAATTCAACTTTTCCTTTTAATAAGTCTGTGTTAGGTCTAAATCCTGCACATAATATTACCATATCAGTTGCATATTCAGATTTATCAGTTACTATAGATGAAACTTTACCATTTGTTCCTTTAATTTCTTTTAACATTTCTCCAAATGATAATTCAATACCATGACTTGCTAATTTTTCATTCATTCTTGTTCTAAATTCTTTATCATAGTAAGTAGATAAACAATCGCTACAAGAATCTACTAATCTAACTTTTTTACCTTTTCTTTCAAATGCTTCTGCTAATTCTACCCCTATATATCCAGCACCTATTACAGTAACATGTTTAATTTCAGGATTTTTTAATTTTTCAATAACTTCAGCTGCATTTTGGAATAATTTTACATATTGTACATTTTCTAATTCTTTTCCTGGAATTGGTAAATCAATTGGTAAAGATCCTGTAGAAACTATTACCTTGTCATATTTTTCTGCAAATTCTTTTCCACATTTACTTTTTGCATATACTACCTTATTTTCAAAGTCTATGTCATATACTTCAGTTTCCATGTAAACTTTTGCACCATTAGCTTCTAATTTTTCCTTATTTGAATAGAATAGTCCATCTGAACCATCAATTTGATCTCCTATCCATAATGCCATTCCACAACCTAAGAAACTAATATTATTATTTCTATCAAATACAACTACTTCTGTTCCTGGATAATTTCCTAAAATTGTATTAATTGTTGCTGTTCCTGCATGATTTGCACCTATAACTACTACCTTCATTTAGTCCTCCTATAAATTTGTTTATACAATACATTTTAACTTATTTTATTTAAAAATTCAAGAATTGTACCACTAGTTACACTTGTAGGAGAAATCATATTTTTCCACATTTTACTATATTTTGTATTATAAAATAAACCCAATGTATGTCTAAGAAAATGATGTGGTTTTTCATTGTTTTCTTCTAACATTTTCACATAGTGAAACATTTCATTTACTATTTCTATATGTTTTTTTACACTTTTACCATTTAGTAAATTTATTTCATTTGCTAACATAGGGTTATCATAAAATGCCCTACCTATCATTACAGAATCAACATAATTATGATGAATTTTAATATCTTCAATAGTTTTAATTCCACCATTAATTTCTATTGTTAAATTAGGTCTATCTTTCTTAAGTCTATAAACCATTTCATAATCTAGTTGTGGTATAGTTCTATTCTCCTTTGGACTTAACCCCTTTAAAATGGCAATTCTAGCATGAACAATATATTTATTAACATTAGTGATGTCAATAAAATCTAATAATTCCCTATAACTTACAATTTTTCTATCATTTTCTAAAATACCTTTACCGTCTATACCAATTCTATTTTTTATGGTAACTTCTTTACCTGAATATTCTTTCATAGCTTGTGCAATATCTCTTACAAGTTCTGGCTCACTCATTAGATAAGCTCCCATATTATGACCTGAAACTCTATCTGATGGACAACCTACATTAAGATTAATAGCATCGTAGTTTGTATGTTTAATATATTTTGCAACTTCAATACTTTCTTGTAAACTAGATGTAGCTATTTGTAATACTACAGGATTTTCAACTTTTGTACTTCTTAATATTTTAGCTCTATCTCCATTTAAAATCGCTTGAGTAGTTATCATCTCTGTATATAACTCTATATCTTTATTTATCATTCTAATAAAATTTCTAAAATGAATATCAGTTCTATCTACCATTGGGGCTAAAGCTATTTTAAACATAAATACCTACTTTCTGTTTATTAAAAATATTCCAATAGCCATTAATGCAACACCTATCATTCTTTCTACAGAAAAAGATTTAACTGCATATCCAAAAAGTCCATAATGATCTATTATCATAGCCATAACTAATTGTGAAAACATTAATAATATAGTTGCAAGTCCTACTCCTAAAGCTGGTATAACCGTAATTACCGATAATACATAAATCGCTCCTGTAATTGCACCTAAATACTTCCACCAAGCAGTAGTTGTAAACTGAGTAATTGTTGGTGATTTCTGACCTGTTAGAATTATAAATAAAAATATAAATAATAATCCTATAAAAAAAGATGTAAATGCCGACCAATAATCACTTCCTAAAGATTTTCCAAGTTCAACATTTATAGGACCTTGAATTGTAACAACAAATCCTGCAAATACCGTTAATAATATATATAATACTTTTTCCATTTATTTTTCTCCTTTTATTTTAATCCAAATTTCTTCCATATTTTTTTCAAACTTATTGTTTCCTGCTAAATAATATTTTTTCTTTTGATTCATATATTTTTGATTAACATAATTATTTTCATAATCATGAGGATATAGATATTTTTTTGCACCAACTTTAGTTAAATGCACCGGAACACTCTGTGCTCCATTTTCTTCTATATCAGCCATAGCTTCATTTACAGCCATATATGCACTATTACTTTTAGGTGAAAGTGCTAAATATATCGCACATTCTGATAAAATTATTCTTGATTCAGGCATTCCAATTTCTTTTACTGCATTCATACAAGAAACGGCAACATTAATTGCTTGAACATTTGCAAGACCTATATCCTCACTTGCAGAAATAACTAATCTTCTAGCAATGTACATAGGGTCTTCTCCACCAATTAATAACTTACTCATCCAATAAACAGCAGAATCTGGGTCAGAACCTCTTATTGATTTAATCATTGCAGAAATTGCATCATATCTATCTGCAAATACCTTAATATTAAATAATTCTGTAACTTCTTCAATACTAGAATTTAAAAAATCTGCGTTTATTAAAGTTTCTAAAAAGTTGATAGAAGTTCTTGCATCTCCATCTGATATCATAGAAATGTATTTTAATATATCTTCCTTATACTCAAGTTGCTCTTCTTTAACAATTTTTTCTAATATATTAAATATATCTTCTTCATCTAATTTTTTAAATTCAAATAAAAGTACCCTAGATAATAAAGCTCTATTAAGTGAATAATAAGGATTTTCTGTTGTAGCCCCTATTAAAATAATATTCCCATTTTCTAAATCTTCTAATAAAGAATCTTGTTGCAATTTATTAAATCTATGTATCTCATCAAAAAACAATAGTGTCTTATTGACACTATTCTTAGCTTTTAAAGATATCTGAGTTATATCATTTTTTGATGCCTTAATTGCATTTAAATAAACATAGTCATATCCAAGTTTATCTGCAATTATTTTAGCTAAAGTTGTTTTACCAGTACCACTTGGTCCAAAA is a window of Streptobacillus ratti DNA encoding:
- a CDS encoding NADP-dependent glyceraldehyde-3-phosphate dehydrogenase gives rise to the protein MEINVLSPIDGSMLGSIKKMTQEDVDKIYINARKSFKKWKELSTAKRAEIMYKAADVLEKNKEEIAILMSKEISKPLKDALIEVERTVGLIKYSAEEGMRIFGEVYEGKNYDESSKNKVAIVRREPVGVVLAISPFNYPINLAASKIVPALISGNVVVFKPASQGVLSGIELVKYFEEAGLPKDVLQIVTGKGSEIGDYLNTHKEIDFINFTGSTAIGEKIGVQAKMKPILLELGGKDAAIVLEDANLDKAANDIVSGAFSYSGQRCTAIKRVLVMESIADKLLEKIKDKVLNLKVGNPFENVVITPLIDEKSAIFVENLIIDAINKGAKALTEIKREGNLMYPVLLDNVNTEMDIAWEEPFGPVLPIIRVNSEDEALEIANKSEYGLQSSIFTNSIEKAFKFANELEVGTVHINNKTQRGPDNFPFLGIKNSGAGVQGIRHSILSMTKIKTIVLDM
- a CDS encoding alpha/beta fold hydrolase, yielding MNKEYFESFDGLKIPYTSFESGNTKKVLMLHGLYEYIDRYNEFAMKLNEAGYDVYIFEYRGHGELREGNIADFGDKGITGVLNDIKLFIKHKLNNTPNENIFLIGKGLGGLFSLYLQEDMQLKNSVLISMPIEKRFSIFIGKIITKLEMKLGFKNSFVNNCMVKSLNRSFIKEGKSAWLNRDKEIVNSYLNDENYLKQASARSYNNILSLTAFIKSNIKKISENANIFIVFGTKDALVSETKLKKYMQKINNGKNNIKFLKVNKARHDILFELNKDKIIEEIIKNMDGINNGN
- a CDS encoding heavy metal translocating P-type ATPase; amino-acid sequence: MKREKFNITGIHCTNCALNINKNLEKLEGIEKVNINLITSKMSVIYDEKIIGVEKIIEKVEEIGYGIEKINNKRNKENIETVNSDYSIIRLIVSIILSILIMYVSMSHMLGFNKVNHSEIIQIIITISIMLIYKSYYFSGFMALKNNSSNMSSLIAVSTLASFVYSLYNVIQGKNHDLYFESIVVILTLVSIGKYIEGRIKKNATKSITKMINLAPKKTTIIKDGKEIIIDVEDLEIDDEVLIKTGEIISCDGIVLEGKAYVNESSITGESKLIEKNINDEVIASSILEKGYLKVRVNKESNDTIIAKIIELVEEATSSKAPISKLADKISGILVPIIFIISAITFGFWLIVGNDFSIAVNRAISVLVISCPCALGIATPISIMIGNLKGSQIGILFKRAELLEIIKEAGIILMDKTGTLTKGQPKVIDYISFLDDDKVIRYIYSAEKKSEHHIATSIITYCESLNVNSVDIDEFIQIEGRGINAKVKNDEILIGNEKMMIEGNVDLSKYIESINNFSKQGKTVILASINKELVAIITIADEIREDAKITIEKLKDKNIRPIMLTGDNVETARYVAQLVGIEEVHAELLPNEKYDILVNLQKDNKVIMVGDGINDAPALAKADIGISIGGSTDIAMEISDIVLMKQRLIDIINAINLSKAVIRNIKFSLFWAFIYNIIGITLAMGVFVKFGLTLNPMFAAFAMSVSSICILLNALTLKLFKGENK
- the trxA gene encoding thioredoxin produces the protein MSKVLHLGAVEQLKEICEKEKVVLVDFFATWCGPCKRLGPVLDELSEEADFSIVKIDVDQFPELAGEYGVRSIPTLFVVKDGEKVATDLGFKTKEELISLVKNNI
- the nox gene encoding H2O-forming NADH oxidase, which translates into the protein MKVVVIGANHAGTATINTILGNYPGTEVVVFDRNNNISFLGCGMALWIGDQIDGSDGLFYSNKEKLEANGAKVYMETEVYDIDFENKVVYAKSKCGKEFAEKYDKVIVSTGSLPIDLPIPGKELENVQYVKLFQNAAEVIEKLKNPEIKHVTVIGAGYIGVELAEAFERKGKKVRLVDSCSDCLSTYYDKEFRTRMNEKLASHGIELSFGEMLKEIKGTNGKVSSIVTDKSEYATDMVILCAGFRPNTDLLKGKVELFRNGAYLVDRTQKTSCEDVYAIGDCATIYDNSIDDINYIALATNAVRSGIVAAHNVCGTKLEGIGVQGSNGISVYELNMLSTGLSEENAKRYGFEVETTTFTDNQKPEFMKTENDAVTVKIVYDKNNRRILGAQMASTLDISLGLHVFSLAIQEKVTIDKFKLLDIFFLPHFNKPYNYFTMTALGAK
- the dusA gene encoding tRNA dihydrouridine(20/20a) synthase DusA codes for the protein MFKIALAPMVDRTDIHFRNFIRMINKDIELYTEMITTQAILNGDRAKILRSTKVENPVVLQIATSSLQESIEVAKYIKHTNYDAINLNVGCPSDRVSGHNMGAYLMSEPELVRDIAQAMKEYSGKEVTIKNRIGIDGKGILENDRKIVSYRELLDFIDITNVNKYIVHARIAILKGLSPKENRTIPQLDYEMVYRLKKDRPNLTIEINGGIKTIEDIKIHHNYVDSVMIGRAFYDNPMLANEINLLNGKSVKKHIEIVNEMFHYVKMLEENNEKPHHFLRHTLGLFYNTKYSKMWKNMISPTSVTSGTILEFLNKIS
- a CDS encoding DMT family transporter is translated as MEKVLYILLTVFAGFVVTIQGPINVELGKSLGSDYWSAFTSFFIGLLFIFLFIILTGQKSPTITQFTTTAWWKYLGAITGAIYVLSVITVIPALGVGLATILLMFSQLVMAMIIDHYGLFGYAVKSFSVERMIGVALMAIGIFLINRK
- a CDS encoding replication-associated recombination protein A, giving the protein MNLFNYDKEPLAYKYRPKDFDEFYGQENIRKILFRMLENNKIISSIFFGPSGTGKTTLAKIIADKLGYDYVYLNAIKASKNDITQISLKAKNSVNKTLLFFDEIHRFNKLQQDSLLEDLENGNIILIGATTENPYYSLNRALLSRVLLFEFKKLDEEDIFNILEKIVKEEQLEYKEDILKYISMISDGDARTSINFLETLINADFLNSSIEEVTELFNIKVFADRYDAISAMIKSIRGSDPDSAVYWMSKLLIGGEDPMYIARRLVISASEDIGLANVQAINVAVSCMNAVKEIGMPESRIILSECAIYLALSPKSNSAYMAVNEAMADIEENGAQSVPVHLTKVGAKKYLYPHDYENNYVNQKYMNQKKKYYLAGNNKFEKNMEEIWIKIKGEK